In one Streptomyces sp. NBC_01241 genomic region, the following are encoded:
- the rplL gene encoding 50S ribosomal protein L7/L12 — translation MAKLSQDDLLAQFEEMTLIELSEFVKAFEEKFDVTAAAAVAVAAPGAPGAAAEAVEEQDEFDVILTGAGEKKIQVIKVVRELTSLGLKEAKDLVDGTPKPVLEKVAKEAAEKAAESLKAAGASVEVK, via the coding sequence ATGGCGAAGCTGTCCCAGGACGACCTGCTCGCGCAGTTCGAAGAGATGACCCTCATCGAGCTCTCCGAGTTCGTGAAGGCCTTCGAGGAGAAGTTCGACGTCACCGCCGCCGCTGCGGTCGCCGTCGCCGCCCCGGGTGCCCCCGGTGCCGCCGCTGAGGCCGTCGAGGAGCAGGACGAGTTCGACGTCATCCTCACCGGCGCCGGCGAGAAGAAGATCCAGGTCATCAAGGTCGTGCGTGAGCTGACCTCGCTGGGTCTGAAGGAGGCCAAGGACCTCGTCGACGGCACCCCGAAGCCGGTCCTCGAGAAGGTCGCCAAGGAGGCCGCCGAGAAGGCTGCCGAGTCCCTCAAGGCCGCCGGCGCTTCCGTCGAGGTCAAGTGA
- the rpoB gene encoding DNA-directed RNA polymerase subunit beta — MAASRNASTANTNNGASTAPLRISFAKIKEPLEVPNLLALQTESFDWLLGNAAWKARVEAALDSGQDVPTKSGLEEIFEEISPIEDFSGSMSLTFRDHRFEPPKNSIDECKERDFTFAAPLFVTAEFTNNETGEIKSQTVFMGDFPLMTNKGTFVINGTERVVVSQLVRSPGVYFDSSIDKTSDKDIFSAKIIPSRGAWLEMEIDKRDMVGVRIDRKRKQSVTVLLKALGWTTEQILEEFGEYESMRATLEKDHTQGQDDALLDIYRKLRPGEPPTREAAQTLLENLYFNPKRYDLAKVGRYKVNKKLGANEPLDAGVLTTDDVIATIKYLVKLHAGETETVGESGRSIMVETDDIDHFGNRRIRNVGELIQNQVRTGLARMERVVRERMTTQDVEAITPQTLINIRPVVASIKEFFGTSQLSQFMDQNNPLSGLTHKRRLNALGPGGLSRERAGFEVRDVHPSHYGRMCPIETPEGPNIGLIGSLASYGRINAFGFIETPYRKVVEGQVTDEVDYLTADEEDRFVIAQANAPLTDELRFVEPRVLVRRRGGEVDYVPGTDVDYMDVSPRQMVSVATAMIPFLEHDDANRALMGANMMRQAVPLIKSEAPLVGTGMEYRCATDAGDVLKAEKDGVVQEVSADYITVTNDDGTYTTYRIAKFMRSNQGTSVNQKVVVSEGDRVVTDQVLADGPATENGEMALGKNLLVAFMPWEGHNYEDAIILSQRLVQDDVLSSIHIEEHEVDARDTKLGPEEITRDIPNVSEEVLADLDERGIIRIGAEVVAGDILVGKVTPKGETELTPEERLLRAIFGEKAREVRDTSLKVPHGEIGKVIGVRVFDREEGDELPPGVNQLVRVYVAQKRKITDGDKLAGRHGNKGVISKILPIEDMPFLEDGTPVDIILNPLGVPSRMNPGQVLEIHLGWLASRGWDVSGLGEEWAKRLQAIGADQVAPGTNVATPVFDGAREDEISGLFEATIPNRDGDRLVQPSGKANLFDGRSGEPFPEPVSVGYMYILKLHHLVDDKLHARSTGPYSMITQQPLGGKAQFGGQRFGEMEVWALEAYGAAYALQELLTIKSDDVTGRVKVYEAIVKGENIPEPGIPESFKVLIKEMQSLCLNVEVLSSDGMSIEMRDTDEDVFRAAEELGIDLSRREPSSVEEV, encoded by the coding sequence TTGGCCGCCTCGCGCAACGCCTCGACCGCGAATACGAACAACGGTGCCAGCACCGCCCCGCTGCGCATCTCCTTTGCAAAGATCAAGGAGCCCCTCGAGGTTCCGAACCTCCTCGCGCTGCAGACCGAGAGCTTTGACTGGCTCCTCGGCAATGCCGCCTGGAAGGCTCGCGTCGAGGCTGCTCTGGACAGTGGACAAGACGTCCCCACCAAGTCCGGCCTGGAGGAAATCTTCGAGGAGATTTCACCGATCGAGGACTTCTCCGGGTCGATGTCGCTTACGTTCCGCGACCACCGCTTCGAGCCCCCGAAGAACTCGATCGACGAGTGCAAGGAGCGCGACTTCACGTTCGCCGCCCCGCTCTTCGTCACGGCCGAGTTCACCAACAACGAGACCGGCGAGATCAAGTCCCAGACGGTCTTCATGGGCGACTTCCCGCTCATGACCAACAAGGGCACCTTCGTCATCAACGGCACCGAGCGTGTCGTCGTGTCGCAGCTGGTCCGCTCGCCGGGTGTCTACTTCGACTCCTCCATCGACAAGACGTCCGACAAGGACATCTTCTCCGCCAAGATCATCCCCTCCCGGGGTGCCTGGCTCGAGATGGAGATCGACAAGCGCGACATGGTCGGTGTCCGCATCGACCGCAAGCGCAAGCAGTCCGTGACCGTCCTGCTCAAGGCTCTCGGTTGGACGACCGAGCAGATCCTGGAGGAGTTCGGCGAGTACGAGTCCATGCGCGCCACCCTGGAGAAGGACCACACCCAGGGCCAGGACGACGCGCTGCTCGACATCTACCGCAAGCTGCGTCCGGGAGAGCCCCCGACCCGCGAGGCCGCGCAGACGCTGCTGGAGAACCTCTACTTCAACCCGAAGCGCTACGACCTGGCGAAGGTCGGCCGCTACAAGGTGAACAAGAAGCTCGGCGCGAATGAGCCGCTGGACGCCGGCGTGCTCACCACCGACGACGTCATCGCCACCATCAAGTACCTGGTGAAGCTGCACGCCGGCGAGACCGAGACGGTCGGCGAGTCCGGTCGCTCGATCATGGTCGAGACCGACGACATCGACCACTTCGGCAATCGTCGTATCCGTAACGTCGGTGAGCTGATCCAGAACCAGGTCCGTACGGGTCTCGCCCGTATGGAGCGCGTCGTGCGCGAGCGCATGACCACCCAGGACGTCGAGGCGATCACGCCGCAGACCCTGATCAACATCCGGCCGGTCGTCGCCTCCATCAAGGAGTTCTTCGGCACCAGCCAGCTGTCCCAGTTCATGGACCAGAACAACCCGCTGTCGGGCCTGACGCACAAGCGTCGTCTCAACGCGCTGGGCCCGGGTGGTCTCTCCCGTGAGCGGGCCGGCTTCGAGGTCCGTGACGTGCACCCGTCGCACTACGGACGCATGTGCCCGATCGAGACGCCCGAAGGCCCGAACATCGGTCTGATCGGTTCGCTGGCCTCGTACGGCCGCATCAACGCGTTCGGCTTCATCGAGACGCCGTACCGCAAGGTCGTCGAGGGCCAGGTCACCGACGAGGTCGACTACCTGACCGCCGACGAGGAGGACCGCTTCGTCATCGCGCAGGCCAACGCGCCGCTGACCGATGAGCTCCGGTTCGTCGAGCCCCGCGTGCTGGTCCGCCGCCGTGGTGGCGAGGTCGACTACGTGCCCGGCACGGACGTCGACTACATGGACGTCTCGCCGCGCCAGATGGTGTCCGTCGCCACCGCGATGATCCCCTTCCTGGAGCACGACGACGCCAACCGTGCCCTCATGGGCGCGAACATGATGCGTCAGGCGGTGCCGCTGATCAAGTCGGAGGCCCCGCTCGTCGGCACCGGCATGGAGTACCGCTGCGCCACCGACGCCGGTGACGTGCTCAAGGCCGAGAAGGACGGTGTGGTCCAGGAGGTCTCCGCGGACTACATCACCGTGACCAACGACGACGGCACGTACACCACGTACCGCATCGCCAAGTTCATGCGCTCCAACCAGGGCACCTCGGTCAACCAGAAGGTTGTCGTCTCCGAGGGCGACCGGGTCGTCACCGACCAGGTTCTCGCCGACGGTCCGGCCACCGAGAACGGTGAGATGGCCCTCGGCAAGAACCTGCTCGTGGCGTTCATGCCGTGGGAGGGTCACAACTACGAGGACGCGATCATCCTGTCGCAGCGCCTCGTGCAGGACGACGTCCTCTCCTCGATCCACATCGAGGAGCACGAGGTCGACGCCCGTGACACCAAGCTCGGCCCGGAGGAGATCACCCGGGACATCCCGAACGTCTCCGAAGAGGTCCTCGCCGACCTCGACGAGCGCGGCATCATCCGTATCGGTGCCGAGGTCGTCGCCGGCGACATCCTCGTCGGCAAGGTCACGCCCAAGGGCGAGACCGAGCTGACCCCCGAGGAGCGCCTGCTCCGCGCGATCTTCGGTGAGAAGGCGCGCGAGGTGCGCGACACCTCGCTGAAGGTGCCGCACGGTGAGATCGGCAAGGTCATCGGCGTCCGCGTCTTCGACCGCGAAGAGGGCGACGAGCTGCCGCCGGGCGTGAACCAGCTGGTCCGCGTCTACGTCGCGCAGAAGCGCAAGATCACCGATGGTGACAAGCTCGCCGGCCGACACGGCAACAAGGGCGTCATCTCGAAGATCCTGCCGATCGAGGACATGCCGTTCCTGGAGGACGGCACCCCGGTCGACATCATCCTCAACCCGCTGGGTGTCCCGTCCCGAATGAACCCGGGGCAGGTCCTGGAGATCCACCTCGGCTGGCTCGCCAGCCGCGGCTGGGACGTCTCCGGTCTCGGTGAGGAGTGGGCCAAGCGCCTGCAGGCCATCGGCGCCGACCAGGTCGCCCCCGGCACCAACGTCGCCACCCCCGTCTTCGACGGTGCGCGCGAGGACGAGATCTCCGGTCTCTTCGAGGCCACGATCCCGAACCGCGACGGCGACCGGCTGGTCCAGCCCTCGGGCAAGGCCAACCTGTTCGACGGCCGCTCCGGTGAGCCGTTCCCCGAGCCGGTCTCGGTCGGCTACATGTACATCCTCAAGCTGCACCACCTCGTCGACGACAAGCTGCACGCTCGTTCGACGGGCCCGTACTCCATGATCACCCAGCAGCCGCTGGGTGGTAAGGCCCAGTTCGGTGGACAGCGCTTCGGTGAGATGGAGGTGTGGGCCCTTGAGGCTTATGGCGCCGCATACGCCCTCCAGGAACTGTTGACGATCAAGTCCGACGACGTGACCGGCCGCGTGAAGGTCTACGAGGCGATCGTCAAGGGCGAGAACATCCCCGAGCCCGGCATTCCCGAGTCCTTCAAGGTGCTCATCAAGGAAATGCAGTCGCTCTGCCTCAATGTGGAGGTGCTGTCCTCGGACGGCATGTCCATCGAGATGCGCGACACGGACGAGGACGTCTTCCGCGCGGCGGAGGAGCTCGGTATCGACCTGTCCCGGCGCGAGCCGAGCAGCGTCGAAGAGGTCTGA